In Bradyrhizobium sp. 195, the sequence CGTGGCGGCAGAGCGCGACCATGTCGGCGACGTGATTTGGCGGGCCGGCGAACAGCGCTTCCACGCCGCCGTCGCGGCGGTTGCGGACCCAGCCTTCGAGGCCGCTCGTTATCGCCTGGTGCTCGACCCAGGCCCGGTAGCCAACGCCCTGCACGCGCCCGCGGATCATTACCTGGAGAATAGCCCGGCTCATTTTTTCAATCCGAGGACGTCGGCACTGCGCGCCTTGACATCGGCCTCGCGCATGACGCGGGCCGTCAGCTCCGACGATGCGAGCCCCTTGAGGCTTTTCGGCGGCGCGCCTTCGCGTAGCGCTCTCAGCGTCTCGTAAACCGCCTGCGTCGCGGCTGCGATCGGCGCATGTCCCTGGAGCGCGATGCGTACGCGCTGACTGGCGAGGTAATCGAGCCCGTTCAAGTCCTCCGGCGCCCCGCCGAGCACGATCGGCAGGCGCGTCGCAGCGGTAACCGCCTCGAGCTCGGCGCGCGACTTGATGCCGGTGAAGAACAGCGCATCGACCCCGGCGGCTTCATATGCCCAGGCGCGGCGGATCGCGTCCTCGATCGAGGTGATCGAAGCAGCTCCCGTGCGGCCCATGATGACCAGCGAGCCATCGCTGCGGCCGCCGAGCGCGGCCTTCATCTTGCCGACGCCCTCCTCGAGCGAGATCAGCTGCGTCTTCGCCTCGCCAAAAGCGGCCGGCAGCCGCGTGTCCTCGATGGTGAGACCGGCGGCGCCCGCCGCCTCCAGCTCCTGCACGGTGCGGCGCACGTTGAGCGCATTGCCATAGCCGTGATCGGCATCGACCAGCACCGGCAGCGCGGAGGCGCGCGACATCCGCCGCATCTGCTCGGCGAGCTCGGTGAGCGTGATCAGGGTAATGTCGGGGTCGCCAAGCACCGCGAGCGAGGCGACCGAACCGCCGAACATGCCGAGCGGAAAGTCGAGGTCCTCGGCGATACGGATCGAGATGGCGTCGTACACCGAGCCGGGATGGACACAGGTTGCGCCCGACAGGACGGAGCGCAGTTTCTCGCGGCGGGAACGAAAGGCCATGGTGCTGTCTCGGTTAGGTCACGGAGGCCACAGCATACTCCGTCATTGCGAGCGAAGCGAAGCAATCCAGGAATGCGTCCGCGGAGACAGACTGGATTGCTTCGTCGCCAGCGCAAAATTGCTCCGCAATTTTGTCGCGGGCTCCTCGCAATGACGGTGGTTGGGGGACGGACCGCCCGCCCCACTCACATCTTTACGCAAACTCCAAAATCAGCGCGTCCACCGCAAGCGTCGCGCCGGCGCTGGCGTGGACTTTCTTCACGGTGCCGTCCTGCTCGGCGCGAAGCACGTTCTGCATCTTCATGGCTTCGACCACCGCGAGCGTCTCGCCGGCCTTGACTTCCTGTCCCTCGGTGACCGCGATCGAGACCACGAGGCCGGGCATCGGGCACAGCAGCTTCTTGCCGCTGTCGGAGGCGGTCGTCACCGGCATCAAGCGCGCGGACGCAGCTTCGGCTTCGGTCCAGACATAGACCGGCACCTCGACGCCCTGATGCGCCAGACGAATGCCATTGGGAATCGGCCGCGTCTGCACCGCGACGAAATGGCCGTCGATGGTGCCCTGCCAGACCGGATCGCCGGGCTTCCACGGCGATTGCAACAGATGCGCATTGCCGGCCTTGCCGGCGGCATCGACGAAACGCACCGCGATCGCCTCGCCCTCGCGGCCGACCTCGAGCTGGATCTCTTGTCGGTCGAGCCAGACCGCGCGGCGGCGCTCGCGCTGCACGATGCGGCCGCCCATCTGGCCCGAGATCTGTCGCTTGCGCTCCCCGAGCACGTGATCGATGGCGGCGCCGACCGCGGCGATCCGCCGCGCGACCTCGCCTTCGGGCACGCGCACCGCAAAGCCCTTGGGGAATTCCTCGGCGATGAATCCGGTCGAGAGCCGGCCCTCGCGCCAACGCGGATGATGCATCAGCGCCGACAGGAACGGGATGTTGTGCCTGATACCGTCGACATAGAACGAATCCAGCGCGGTGGCCTGCGCCTCGATCGCAGCCGCGCGCGAGGGCGCATGCGTGACCAGCTTGGCGATCATCGGATCGTAATGGATCGAGATCTCGCCGCCCTCCTGCACGCCGGTGTCGTTGCGGATTGTGATGCCGTCCTGGCTGGCTTCCGCCGGCGGACGATATTTTACCAGACGCCCGATCGAGGGCAGGAAGTTGCGGAACGGATCCTCGGCATAGAGGCGCGATTCCACCGCCCAGCCCGTGAGCGTGACGTCCTTCTGCGCCAGCGCGAGCTTCTCGCCGGCGGCAACGCGGATCATCTGCTCCACGAGGTCGATGCCGGTGACGAGCTCGGTGACGGGATGCTCGACCTGGAGGCGCGTGTTCATCTCCAGGAAATAGAAGCTCTTGTCTTGTCCTGCGACGAACTCGACGGTGCCGGCGGAGTCGTAATTCACGGCTTTCGCCAGCGCGACCGCCTGCTCGCCCATCTGGCGACGGGTGGCCTCGTCGAGCAGCGGCGATGGCGCCTCCTCGATGACCTTCTGGTTGCGGCGCTGGATCGAGCATTCGCGCTCGCCGAGATAGATGACGTTGCCATGCTTGTCGCCGAGCACCTGAATCTCGATGTGGCGGGGATCGACGATGAACTTCTCGACGAAGACGCGGTCGTCGCCGAACGAGGCCTTGGCCTCGGCCTTGGCGAGGTTGAAACCTTCCGCGACCTCGGCCGTCGAATGCGCGATGCGCATGCCCTTGCCGCCGCCGCCGGCGGAAGCCTTGATCATCACGGGATAACCGATCTCGTCGGCGATCCTGACCGCGTGCCTGTCATCCTCGATGACGCCGAGATAGCCGGGCACGGTCGAGACCTTGGCCTTGGCGGCCGCCTTCTTCGACTCGATCTTGTCGCCCATCGCAGCGATCGCGCCGGGGTTGGGACCGATGAAGACGATGCCGGCGGCTTCCAGCGCGCGCGGAAACGCCTCGCGCTCGGACAGGAAGCCGTAACCGGGATGCACGGCCTCAGCGCCCGTCTTGCGGCAGGCCTCGACGATCTTCTCGATCACCAGATAGCTCTCAGCCGCTGCGGGCGGGCCGATCAGCACGGCCTCGTCGGCCATCTCGACATGGAGGGCGTCGCGATCGGCTTCGGAATAGACCGCAACCGTCTGAATTCCCATGCGGCGAGCGGTCTTGATGACCCGGCAGGCGATTTCGCCGCGATTGGCGATCAGGATGCGTTTGAACATGCTTTTTTTGAGTCTCGACCTTGGGCGGGACCCTTCCCTGGCCGTTGGGGCCTATGGGGGACGGGCCGTGTGGCTCCCGTCGTACATCAAAATGGGCCGGAGGCAACGGTCTAAATCCGGCCCGCTCTGGCGTACCAGCGCAAGACTGAAACGGGCTCGGCAAGCCCCTAGGGACGTCCTGCGGCGTCCCGGACCTTCCTGGCCTTGGCCACGTCCCGGACCAGGCCGTGAATGAAGCCGAGCTTGCCGACCACCGCGGGCGACAGGATGAAGGGATAGAGGTCGCGCAGGCCCATGGCGCGGTTGACGCTGTTCATGGCGAAGGTGAAGGGCAGCCATGCGCCAACCAGCGCCTCGACGTCCCTTGCCTCGTAGGGGTTGAAGCGGATGCGCGCCGTCAACTCCCCGTCGCGGTCGACCTTGGGGCGCACCTCCATGCCGAACTCGCCGGCCATCTCCAGAGCATCCACGATGTGGAGATAGTGCGCCCAGGTCTCGGCGAAGTCTTCCCAGGGATGGGTCGTGGCATAAGCCGAAACGTAATTCTGCTGCCAGTCCGGCGGCGGGCCTTCGGCATAGTGGCGCTGCAAGGCCTGGCCGTAATCGGCGGAATCATCACCGAATACGGCGCGGCATTCATCGAGCTTGCCGCCGCCCTGCACCAGCACGTCCCAGAAATAGTGGCCGACCTCGTGGCGGAAATGCCCGAGCAGCGTACGGTACGGCTCGCCCATCTCGAGCCTGCGCCGCTCGCGCTCGATGGTATCGGCCTCGGTGAGCGCAATCGTGATCAGGCCGTTGTCGTGGCCGGTCATGATCTTCTCTCCGCTGTTCGGATCGTCGGCGAGGAAATTGAAGATCAGACCATGCTCGGGGTCGTCCTGCCGGGTCTTAAGCGGCAGCTTCCAGCGGATCAGGGAATAGAACAGACGGTGCTTCGCCACCTCCAGTTCGCGCCAGCCGGCAAGTTGGGCGGGGTCGGACAAATCCGGTACGATGCCGTTGTGGCGGCAGGCGCGGCAATAGCCGTTGCCCTCACCTGGATCCGTCAGCCAGTTGCAGGAATCGTACTCGGCATTCCGGCACAGCATCCGGCTTTCGCCCTTGCCCGCCAGTGTCCGCCAGGCCTCTCCGTCGGGCTCGATCGCCGACATCGTCTCCTTCTCGGGGAGGAAGGCGACCCGATGACCGCAGCGTTCGCAGGCACGGTTCTCGAAATAGAGGACGTTGCCGCAGGCCTGGCAGACAAAGAGCTTCAAGATTTAGCCTCTTCGGAAAGGAGTCTGACGAACGAGCGTTGTGGCGCCTCGCGAAGACGCATCCGCAGCTGCATCGTTCCAACTTCAGGAACAAAATGCCAGACCCGGGGTTGCCTGACTGCACTTTCCGCATGCTCCGGCTCGCCGCCGGCCTTTCCAGACAGTCTATTTCCTCTAAACAATGGCCATCACGCTCCGTCTGTGTGAATATCGGTCCGGCACGTGCGCAACCGCATGACAACGGCCGATGCCTTGAACGATCCCTTGCCCGAAACCATCGCCGCCGAAAGGCTGCGCCAGCACCTCGAAGACGTCGCGCGCGAGCGTGACAACGCCTACCGCGCGCTCCAGGAGCGCGAGGCCGAGCTCGCACGCGTCCAGCGCATCGGCAAGGTCGGCGGCGTCGAGGTCGACTTTCGCGAAGGCTTCAAGAACCGCCGCTCGCCCGAATATCTGATGATTCATGGCCTGCCGCTCGAGGCCGCCGACGAGTCACATGAGGATTGGGTCAATCGCCTCCATCCTGAGGATCGGGAAGCGACGGTCCAGCATTTCTTCGAGGCTCTCGCCGGCACGAGCGAAGACTACACCGCCGAATACCGGATCATCCGCCCCAATGACGGCGAGACCCGCTGGATCCGAGTCGTCGCCAAGATCGAGCGCGACAAGGATGGCCGCGCCATCCGCCTCGTCGGCGCCCATATCGACATCACCGGCCAGATGCTCGCGCGCGAGACCCTGCGCGAGAGCGAGGATCGCTTCCGGCTGATCGCCGACAGCGCGCCGGTGCCGATCTGGGTGACCAAGCTCGATCGCAAGCGGTCCTTCGCCAACCAGGCCTATGTCGACTTCGTCGGCCTGCCCTATGATCAGGCCATCGACTTCGACTGGCGCAAGGTGCTGCATCCGGACGACCTGCCGCACGTGCTCCAGCAATCCGTGCAAGGCGAAGCGTCACTCAAACCCTTCGTGCTGGAAGCGCGTTACAAGAACGCCAGCGGCGAATGGCGCTGGCTACGCTCGGAATCGCAGCCACGCTGGGACCCGACCGGCAAGCATATCG encodes:
- a CDS encoding acylphosphatase; this encodes MSRAILQVMIRGRVQGVGYRAWVEHQAITSGLEGWVRNRRDGGVEALFAGPPNHVADMVALCRHGPPSSRVDSLTSETAGADELNLRRAGEAFSVLPTV
- a CDS encoding isocitrate lyase/PEP mutase family protein; its protein translation is MAFRSRREKLRSVLSGATCVHPGSVYDAISIRIAEDLDFPLGMFGGSVASLAVLGDPDITLITLTELAEQMRRMSRASALPVLVDADHGYGNALNVRRTVQELEAAGAAGLTIEDTRLPAAFGEAKTQLISLEEGVGKMKAALGGRSDGSLVIMGRTGAASITSIEDAIRRAWAYEAAGVDALFFTGIKSRAELEAVTAATRLPIVLGGAPEDLNGLDYLASQRVRIALQGHAPIAAATQAVYETLRALREGAPPKSLKGLASSELTARVMREADVKARSADVLGLKK
- a CDS encoding acetyl-CoA carboxylase biotin carboxylase subunit, with the protein product MFKRILIANRGEIACRVIKTARRMGIQTVAVYSEADRDALHVEMADEAVLIGPPAAAESYLVIEKIVEACRKTGAEAVHPGYGFLSEREAFPRALEAAGIVFIGPNPGAIAAMGDKIESKKAAAKAKVSTVPGYLGVIEDDRHAVRIADEIGYPVMIKASAGGGGKGMRIAHSTAEVAEGFNLAKAEAKASFGDDRVFVEKFIVDPRHIEIQVLGDKHGNVIYLGERECSIQRRNQKVIEEAPSPLLDEATRRQMGEQAVALAKAVNYDSAGTVEFVAGQDKSFYFLEMNTRLQVEHPVTELVTGIDLVEQMIRVAAGEKLALAQKDVTLTGWAVESRLYAEDPFRNFLPSIGRLVKYRPPAEASQDGITIRNDTGVQEGGEISIHYDPMIAKLVTHAPSRAAAIEAQATALDSFYVDGIRHNIPFLSALMHHPRWREGRLSTGFIAEEFPKGFAVRVPEGEVARRIAAVGAAIDHVLGERKRQISGQMGGRIVQRERRRAVWLDRQEIQLEVGREGEAIAVRFVDAAGKAGNAHLLQSPWKPGDPVWQGTIDGHFVAVQTRPIPNGIRLAHQGVEVPVYVWTEAEAASARLMPVTTASDSGKKLLCPMPGLVVSIAVTEGQEVKAGETLAVVEAMKMQNVLRAEQDGTVKKVHASAGATLAVDALILEFA
- a CDS encoding zinc-binding metallopeptidase family protein; this encodes MKLFVCQACGNVLYFENRACERCGHRVAFLPEKETMSAIEPDGEAWRTLAGKGESRMLCRNAEYDSCNWLTDPGEGNGYCRACRHNGIVPDLSDPAQLAGWRELEVAKHRLFYSLIRWKLPLKTRQDDPEHGLIFNFLADDPNSGEKIMTGHDNGLITIALTEADTIERERRRLEMGEPYRTLLGHFRHEVGHYFWDVLVQGGGKLDECRAVFGDDSADYGQALQRHYAEGPPPDWQQNYVSAYATTHPWEDFAETWAHYLHIVDALEMAGEFGMEVRPKVDRDGELTARIRFNPYEARDVEALVGAWLPFTFAMNSVNRAMGLRDLYPFILSPAVVGKLGFIHGLVRDVAKARKVRDAAGRP